From a region of the Corallococcus coralloides DSM 2259 genome:
- a CDS encoding helix-turn-helix domain-containing protein: MDSQDNGGVAQGVAEDSLWDANDVARFLKSSRSWVYQQAQVGRLPCVKIGGLLRFDPNAIRALVKA; this comes from the coding sequence ATGGATTCGCAAGACAACGGCGGCGTGGCCCAGGGCGTTGCCGAGGACTCGCTGTGGGACGCCAACGACGTGGCCCGCTTCCTCAAGTCCTCGCGCTCTTGGGTGTACCAGCAGGCTCAAGTGGGCCGTCTCCCCTGCGTGAAGATCGGCGGGCTCCTGCGCTTCGATCCGAACGCCATCCGAGCCCTCGTCAAGGCTTAG
- a CDS encoding helix-turn-helix domain-containing protein, with protein MRRPPRTRIQAAVAVELARAGLSQADLAHRMGVRPTTLSGWLTGASPAPTGLAADIEQALGLVPGALRKSEEVPPTN; from the coding sequence ATGCGTCGTCCCCCCCGCACTCGAATTCAAGCTGCCGTTGCCGTGGAACTGGCCCGTGCCGGGCTGTCGCAGGCTGACTTGGCCCATCGGATGGGAGTGCGTCCCACTACCCTGTCCGGCTGGTTGACGGGCGCTTCCCCTGCCCCGACAGGGCTCGCTGCGGACATCGAGCAGGCGCTCGGCCTCGTGCCCGGAGCTCTGCGCAAGTCCGAGGAGGTGCCCCCCACCAACTAG
- the pheT gene encoding phenylalanine--tRNA ligase subunit beta: MKISVKWLGDYVALPPSVDELARKLTAAGLEIEGVERPGEGLRGVVVAQIRESVQHPNADKLSVTQVDIGGSALFQVVCGAKNFKVGDKVPLATVGAKLPNGMEIKQAALRGVDSFGMLCSAKELGITEDSSGLLILPADTKLGLPIAEALGLDDSVLEVNVTPNRPDALSHLGIAREVGVVTGAQLKPPQPKPVESGKAVAELVKVRIDAKERCSRYAARVVEGITVQPSPQWMQDRLKACGVRAINNVVDVTNYVLLEYGQPLHAFDLEKVAGQEIVVRTAKAGEKLRTLDDKERTLDADDLVIADRDRAQALAGVMGGGDSEVTQGTKRIVIESAHFHGSGVRRSAKRYALHTEASHRFERGADLDAVLPALDRAAQLIAELSGGTVVPGRVDVQPEPLAPRRATLRYARVEKVLGVAVPEAEVRRILTALGFKSVEESQGQTTYEVPRARVDVEREEDLMEEVARVYGYDNIPARLPRGLETLAPEPLSMEAERRLRHALGGVGLSEVVNYSFVAPKSLEVLGGKEAPIALMNPLSVEQSVMRTSLLPGLLENLSRSVRHQVESVGLYETGRAYFRDAQGGQGMRPAAREVPRVAGLVWGLRGGGRSWTQKDSRVDFYDAKGAVEALLHALHVEGAAFTPAEAPAYHPRSCAQVTLNDGTVLGLVGEVHPRVSKALGLPEGVFVFELDTEPLYAAARLVPQAQSLPKYPAVLRDLAVVVPLELRNEEVRRVILEVGAPLVEDALVFDVYTGKPIPEGKKNLAYALRYRSPERTLTDAEVTAAHQRIITEVNQRLGAALRA; this comes from the coding sequence GTGAAGATTTCGGTGAAGTGGCTGGGTGATTACGTCGCGCTGCCGCCGTCCGTGGACGAGCTGGCGCGCAAGCTGACCGCGGCGGGCCTGGAGATCGAGGGCGTGGAGCGCCCCGGCGAGGGCCTGCGCGGCGTGGTGGTGGCGCAGATCCGCGAGTCGGTGCAGCACCCCAACGCGGACAAGCTGTCCGTCACGCAGGTGGACATTGGCGGCTCCGCGCTGTTCCAGGTGGTGTGCGGCGCGAAGAACTTCAAGGTCGGCGACAAGGTGCCGCTGGCCACGGTGGGCGCGAAGCTGCCCAACGGCATGGAGATCAAGCAGGCCGCGCTCCGGGGCGTGGACAGCTTCGGCATGCTCTGCTCCGCGAAGGAGCTGGGCATCACCGAGGACTCGTCCGGCCTGCTCATCCTCCCCGCGGACACGAAGCTGGGCCTCCCCATCGCGGAGGCACTGGGGCTGGATGACTCCGTGCTGGAGGTGAACGTCACCCCGAACCGGCCGGATGCGTTGAGCCACCTGGGCATCGCGCGCGAGGTGGGCGTGGTGACGGGCGCGCAGCTCAAACCGCCGCAGCCGAAGCCGGTCGAGTCCGGCAAGGCCGTGGCGGAGCTGGTGAAGGTGCGCATCGACGCGAAGGAGCGCTGCTCGCGCTACGCGGCGCGGGTGGTGGAGGGCATCACCGTCCAGCCGTCGCCGCAGTGGATGCAGGACCGGCTGAAGGCGTGCGGCGTGCGCGCCATCAACAACGTGGTGGACGTCACCAACTACGTGCTCCTGGAGTACGGCCAGCCGCTGCACGCGTTCGACCTGGAGAAGGTGGCGGGCCAGGAGATCGTCGTCCGCACCGCGAAGGCGGGCGAGAAGCTGCGCACGCTGGATGACAAGGAGCGCACGCTGGACGCGGACGACCTGGTCATCGCGGACCGAGACCGCGCTCAGGCGCTGGCGGGCGTGATGGGCGGCGGAGACAGCGAGGTGACGCAGGGCACGAAGCGCATCGTCATCGAGTCCGCGCACTTCCACGGCTCCGGCGTGCGTCGGTCCGCGAAGCGCTACGCGCTGCATACCGAGGCGTCGCACCGCTTCGAGCGCGGGGCGGACCTGGACGCGGTGCTGCCGGCGTTGGATCGGGCCGCGCAGCTCATCGCGGAGCTGTCGGGCGGCACGGTGGTGCCGGGCCGGGTGGACGTGCAGCCCGAGCCCCTGGCGCCGCGCCGGGCGACGCTGCGCTACGCGCGGGTGGAGAAGGTGCTGGGCGTGGCGGTGCCGGAGGCGGAGGTCCGGCGCATCCTGACGGCGCTGGGCTTCAAGTCCGTGGAGGAGTCGCAGGGCCAGACGACGTACGAGGTGCCGCGGGCGCGCGTGGACGTGGAGCGCGAGGAGGACCTGATGGAGGAGGTCGCCCGCGTGTACGGCTACGACAACATCCCGGCGCGGCTGCCGCGAGGGCTGGAGACGCTGGCCCCTGAGCCGCTGTCCATGGAGGCCGAGCGCCGGCTGCGCCACGCGCTGGGCGGCGTGGGGCTGTCCGAGGTGGTGAACTACTCGTTCGTGGCGCCGAAGTCGCTGGAGGTGCTGGGTGGGAAGGAAGCGCCCATCGCGCTGATGAACCCGCTGAGCGTCGAGCAGTCGGTGATGCGCACGAGCCTCTTGCCGGGCCTGCTGGAGAACCTGTCGCGCAGCGTGCGCCACCAGGTGGAGTCGGTGGGCCTCTATGAGACGGGCCGGGCGTACTTCCGGGACGCGCAGGGCGGGCAGGGCATGCGCCCGGCGGCTCGCGAGGTGCCGCGCGTGGCGGGACTGGTGTGGGGTCTGCGGGGCGGTGGCCGGAGCTGGACGCAGAAGGACTCGCGCGTGGACTTCTACGACGCGAAGGGCGCGGTGGAGGCGCTGCTGCACGCGCTGCACGTGGAGGGCGCGGCCTTCACCCCGGCGGAGGCGCCCGCGTACCACCCGCGCAGCTGCGCGCAGGTGACGCTGAACGACGGGACGGTGCTGGGCCTGGTGGGCGAGGTGCACCCGCGCGTGTCGAAGGCGCTGGGCCTGCCGGAGGGCGTGTTCGTGTTCGAGCTGGACACGGAGCCGCTGTACGCGGCGGCGCGGCTGGTGCCGCAGGCGCAGTCGCTGCCGAAGTACCCGGCGGTGCTGCGCGACCTGGCGGTGGTGGTGCCGCTGGAGCTGCGCAACGAGGAGGTGCGCCGGGTCATCCTGGAGGTCGGGGCGCCGCTGGTGGAGGACGCGCTGGTGTTCGACGTCTACACCGGCAAGCCCATCCCCGAGGGGAAGAAGAACCTGGCGTACGCCTTGAGGTACCGCTCGCCCGAGCGGACGCTGACCGACGCGGAGGTCACCGCGGCCCACCAGCGCATCATCACGGAGGTGAACCAGCGGCTGGGAGCGGCGCTGCGCGCCTGA
- a CDS encoding DNA polymerase, which produces MWLAGSEFREVTAVDFEFTAPPGDQPRPVCMVAHELGSGRIHRMWQEELHACRRAPYPTDPEALVVAFYASAEVGCHLALGWKPPANVLDLYVEFRRHANGLVPPYGWGLIGALLYFGLDALTAIEKDEMRQLVLRGGPWTQEEKQALLAYCEEDVLALRRLLPAMAENLDLRRALIRGRYMVAAAHIEHQGIPIDVPALALLRERWTSIQDDLIAEVDKAYDVYDERAFRMERFERYLAAHGIPWPRTHGGQLALDDDTFRQMARSRPALAPLRELRYALSQMRLADLAVGSDGRNRVLLSAFSSRTGRNQPSNSKFIFGPAVWLRGLIRPEPGRAIAYVDWSQQEFGIAAALAGDEKMIEAYTSGDPYLRYGQQAEAIPPTGTKQTHKAEREQFKQAVLAVQYGMGHEALALKLGVSAAHARQLLESHRRTYPRFWAWSDSAETYAMMHGHLYTVFGWQVRVGPDANSRSLRNFPAQANGAEMLRLACSYAVERGINVIAPVHDALLVEGPEGEIDEVVARTQGAMADASRMVLFGFELRSDAKVVRYPDRYIDERGERMWNTVWGLLQRPAGHSQQEVSA; this is translated from the coding sequence ATGTGGCTTGCCGGTTCCGAGTTCCGCGAGGTGACGGCGGTGGACTTCGAGTTCACCGCCCCGCCCGGTGATCAGCCTCGCCCCGTCTGCATGGTGGCTCACGAGCTGGGCAGCGGGCGTATCCATCGGATGTGGCAGGAGGAGCTCCACGCTTGCCGCAGGGCCCCGTACCCCACCGACCCGGAAGCGCTGGTGGTGGCCTTCTATGCGAGCGCGGAGGTGGGGTGCCACCTGGCGCTGGGCTGGAAGCCGCCGGCCAACGTGCTGGACCTCTACGTCGAGTTCCGGCGTCACGCCAACGGCTTGGTGCCGCCGTACGGCTGGGGCCTGATTGGAGCGCTTCTCTACTTCGGGCTGGACGCGCTCACCGCCATCGAGAAGGACGAGATGCGCCAGCTCGTCCTTCGTGGCGGCCCGTGGACGCAGGAGGAGAAGCAGGCGCTGCTCGCATACTGCGAGGAAGACGTACTCGCGCTGCGGCGGCTGCTTCCAGCAATGGCGGAGAACCTCGACCTGCGCCGCGCGCTCATCCGTGGCCGCTACATGGTGGCCGCAGCCCACATCGAGCACCAGGGCATACCCATCGACGTTCCAGCCCTTGCGCTTCTGCGCGAGCGTTGGACCTCCATCCAGGACGACCTCATCGCCGAGGTGGACAAGGCGTACGACGTCTACGACGAGCGCGCATTCCGGATGGAGCGATTCGAACGGTACCTCGCCGCACACGGCATCCCCTGGCCACGGACTCATGGAGGGCAGCTTGCCCTGGATGACGACACGTTCCGGCAGATGGCCCGCAGCCGGCCGGCGCTCGCGCCCCTGCGGGAGCTGCGCTACGCCCTCTCCCAGATGCGCCTCGCGGACTTGGCCGTGGGCTCCGACGGTCGCAACCGCGTCCTGCTGTCCGCCTTCTCTAGCAGGACAGGGCGTAACCAACCCTCCAACTCGAAGTTCATCTTCGGGCCCGCGGTGTGGCTGCGCGGTCTCATTCGCCCCGAGCCGGGCCGGGCCATCGCCTACGTCGACTGGAGCCAGCAGGAGTTCGGCATCGCTGCCGCCCTGGCTGGCGATGAGAAGATGATCGAGGCGTACACCTCCGGAGACCCCTACCTGCGCTACGGGCAGCAGGCCGAGGCGATACCACCCACCGGCACGAAGCAGACGCACAAGGCCGAGCGCGAGCAGTTCAAGCAGGCGGTGCTTGCCGTGCAGTACGGGATGGGCCACGAGGCGCTCGCCCTCAAGCTCGGCGTCTCCGCGGCACATGCCCGCCAGCTGCTGGAAAGCCACCGTCGCACCTACCCGCGTTTCTGGGCGTGGTCGGACTCGGCAGAAACCTACGCGATGATGCACGGGCATCTCTACACCGTCTTCGGGTGGCAGGTACGCGTGGGCCCAGACGCGAACTCCCGCAGCCTGCGCAACTTCCCCGCGCAGGCCAACGGGGCAGAGATGCTGCGGCTGGCGTGCAGCTACGCCGTCGAGCGAGGCATCAACGTCATCGCGCCCGTCCATGACGCGCTCCTCGTCGAAGGTCCGGAGGGCGAGATCGATGAGGTGGTTGCCAGGACGCAGGGCGCGATGGCCGACGCGAGCAGAATGGTGCTCTTCGGCTTCGAGCTCCGCTCCGATGCGAAGGTGGTGCGCTACCCGGACAGGTACATAGACGAGCGCGGCGAGCGCATGTGGAACACGGTGTGGGGGCTTCTCCAGCGCCCGGCAGGTCACTCCCAGCAGGAGGTGTCCGCGTGA